A stretch of the Orcinus orca chromosome 1, mOrcOrc1.1, whole genome shotgun sequence genome encodes the following:
- the C1H1orf216 gene encoding UPF0500 protein C1orf216 homolog, translating into MFAIQPGVAEGGQFPGDAPPGVCQPELQPDSNSNFMASAKDTNENWHGMPGQVEPILTRSFSELPSDNQAFQDPGLPEGEVRSPPEGAEIPGAGPEKMGGASTVCSPLEDNGYASSSLSIDSPSCSPEPACGTPPGPGPPAPLLPSVAQAVQQLQAQERYKEQEKEKHHVHLVMYRRLALLQWIRGLQHQLVDQQARLQESFDTILDNRKELIRCLQQRAAPSTTQDQG; encoded by the coding sequence ATGTTTGCCATCCAGCCAGGGGTAGCTGAAGGGGGGCAGTTCCCGGGGGACGCGCCTCCTGGAGTATGTCAGCCCGAGCTTCAACCAGACAGCAACTCCAACTTCATGGCAAGTGCCAAAGATACCAATGAGAATTGGCATGGGATGCCAGGCCAAGTGGAACCCATACTGACGAGGAGCTTCTCTGAGTTGCCCTCTGACAACCAGGCTTTCCAGGATCCTGGACTCCCTGAGGGGGAGGTCCGCAGCCCACCAGAGGGGGCAGAGATCCCTGGAGCTGGGCCTGAGAAGATGGGTGGTGCCAGCACAGTCTGCTCCCCTCTGGAGGACAATGGCTATGCCAGCAGCTCCCTGAGCATTGACAGCCCTAGCTGCAGCCCTGAGCCTGCCTGTGGGACCCCTCCCGGCCCTGGCCCTCCAGCTCCCCTTCTGCCCTCGGTGGCCCAGGCCGTACAGCAGCTGCAGGCTCAAGAGCGCTATAAAGAGCAGGAGAAGGAGAAGCACCATGTGCACTTGGTGATGTACCGTCGCCTGGCCCTGCTCCAGTGGATCCGGGGCCTGCAGCACCAGTTGGTTGACCAGCAGGCCCGTCTGCAGGAGAGCTTTGACACCATTCTAGACAACCGGAAGGAGCTTATCCGCTGTCTCCAACAGAGGGCAGCCCCATCCACAACCCAGGACCAGGGCTAA
- the CLSPN gene encoding claspin encodes MTGEVVSEVHLEINDSKLISQEEADSPSDSGQGSCEIVGLLSEQDSDEEIFVSKKLKSRKVLQESDSEQEGTNASPEKTTYDDIEEEDKENLHAGKNGKVRRIYRTLVNSDESDIEESLCQENLETQVTPCLELSLQPENSVDFTVDRKISKKPIHDKEGIGGKAKVKSKRRLKKEERKMEKIKQLKKKETKNEEDDVKQLFNDSGCLLVDKDLFETGLEEENNSPLEDEESLESIREAVKNKVKKHKRKEPSLESEAYSFEEETELSKGATRKERKAAKLSKEALKKLHSETQRLIREAALNLPYHMPENKTVHEFFKRKPRPTCQGNAMALLKSCKYQASHHKEITDTENTTEINSDHHSKDSEQTTGAGYEMEINALPAVSKEPQITTGSDESCSKNLTGSEELEIPEKQEQSDARPSPGDISVAQQECSFLGNKDSEEYQAGGLVAPEPCALEEEEGLKKTEEADEKVEEPSLQTKSAAVVPPEKVRRFTVDRLKQLGVDVFIQPRLGADKGSFVILEEPETNRELEALKQRFWKHANPAAKPRAAQQVNVNIIVKDVGPDGKEELKADTVAVTLAAEKLDGASHTKPGEKLQVLKAKLQEAMKLRRSEERQKRQALLKLDNEDGFEEEEEEEEEMTDQSEEDGEEEGEEALEEEEAKEEEEEEEGNQEIAEFLLGSEEIETKDEKEMDKENNDGNGEIGKSVGLLSVPKPLLSDSTFLLFKDNSSKMGYSASEEKSEIDENSGKRPSKLDEDDSCSLLTKESSHNSSFELIGSTIPSYQPCNRQTGRGTSLFPTAGGFRSPSPGLFRASLVSSASKSSGKLSEPSLPIEDSQDLYNASPEPKTLFLGAGDFQFCLEDDTQSQLLDADGFLNVRNHRNQYQALKPRLPLASMDENAMDANMDELLDLCTGKFTSQAEKPLSRKSDKKENMEELLDLCSGKFTSQDVSTLAPSELTKQEKENSLGDPMEEALALCSGSFPTDREEEGEEEEFGDFQLVPNDNEFDSDEDEHSDSDNEDPALEDHEDNDEEDLLQQSEKLKRQMRLKKYLEDEAEVSGSDMGSEDEYDGEELDEYEEDVIDELLPSDEELQSQIKKIHMKTMLDDDKRQLRLYQERYLADGDLHSDGPGRMRKFRWKNIDDASQMDLFHRDSDDDQTEEQLDETEARWRKERIEREQWLRDQAQQGKIAAEEEEEIGEDSQFMMLAKKVTAKALQKNVSRTVVIQESESLFRNPFEATKPGSDNQLKTGSLLNQPKAVLQKLAALSDLNPSAPRNSRNFVFHTLSPVKAEAAKESSKPRVRRRGPSLMTSPSPKRLKTDDSASGSKQSIFRYLES; translated from the exons ATGACGGGAGAAGTGGTTTCCGAG GTTCACCTAGAAATCAATGATTCAAAACTCATTTCACAAGAAGAAGCAGATAGTCCTTCAGACAGTGGACAGGGCAGCTGTGAAATAGTTGGGCTCTTGAGTGAACAAG ATTcagatgaagagatatttgtGAGTAAGAAATTGAAAAGCAGGAAGGTGCTACAAGAGAGTGATTCTGAACAGGAGGGCACAAATGCCTCTCCAGAGAAAACTACCTATGACGATATAGAGGAGGAAGATAAGGAGAACTTACAtgctggaaaaaatggaaaagtcaGAAGGATTTACAGAACTCTGGTGAACAGTGATGAGAGTGACATCGAGGAGTCTTTGTGTCAGGAAAATCTTGAAACCCAAGTGACACCTTGCTTAGAGCTGAGTCTCCAACCTGAAAACTCTGTGGATTTTACAGTTGACAGAAAGATTTCCAAAAAACCCATACATGATAAAGAAGGAATTGGaggaaaagcaaaagtaaaatcaAAGCGAAGActcaagaaagaggagagaaagatggagaaaattaagcagctgaaaaagaaggaaacaaaaaatgag GAAGATGATGTGAAACAGCTATTTAATGACAGTGGCTGTCTACTTGTGGATAAAGACCTTTTTGAAACTGGGTTGGAGGAGGAAAATAACTCTCCATTAGAAGATGAAGAGTCATTAGAATCAATAAGGGAAGCtgtgaaaaacaaagtaaaaaagcaCAAG AGAAAGGAACCATCTTTGGAGAGTGAGGCCTATTCATTTGAAGAAGAAACTGAGTTATCAAAAGGCGCCACGAGGAAG gaaagaaAGGCAGCCAAGTTAAGTaaggaagcattaaaaaaattgcaTAGTGAGACTCAGCGCCTTATTCGAG AGGCTGCACTTAATCTTCCATATCATATGCCTGAGAATAAAACTGTTCATGAATTCTTCAAACGTAAACCCCGGCCCACTTGCCAGGGAAATGCCATGGCACTACTGAA GTCATGTAAGTATCAGGCAAGCCATCACAAAGAAATCACAGACACTGAAAATACAACTGAGATAAATAGTGACCACCATAGCAAAGATTCTGAGCAGACAACAGGTGCAGGATATGAAATGGAAATTAATGCACTCCCTGCAGTTTCAAAGGAACCCCAGATCACTACTGGATCAGATGAGTCTTGCAGTAAGAATTTGACAGGAAGTGAAGAGCTAGAAATTCCCGAGAAACAAGAGCAGAGTGATGCTAGACCTTCACCTGGGGACATCTCGGTGGCACAACAGGAATGCAGCTTCCTTGGGAATAAGGACAGTGAGGAGTATCAGGCTGGAGGGCTTGTGGCACCTGAACCTTGTGCCCTGGAGGAAGAAGAAGGcctgaaaaaaacagaagaagcaGATGAGAAGGTGGAAGAGCCCAGCCTTCAAACTAAATCAGCAGCAGTGGTGCCACCTGAAAAAGTGAGGAGGTTCACTGTGGATAGACTGAAGCAACTGGGAGTAGATGTTTTCATTCAGCCTCGGCTGGGTGCTGACAAAGGTTCTTTTGTGATACTTGAAGAACCTGAAACCAACAGAG AACTGGAAGCCTTGAAGCAGCGTTTCTGGAAGCATGCTAATCCAGCAGCCAAACCCAGGGCTGCTCAGCAGGTGAATGTGAACATCATAGTGAAAGATGTGGGCCCTGATGGAAAGGAAGAGCTCAAGGCAGATACGGTAGCTGTGACTTTGGCAGCTGAGAAGCTGGATGGAGCAAGCCACACAAAACCAG GGGAAAAGCTTCAGGTGCTGAAAGCTAAGCTGCAAGAAGCAATGAAACTCCGAAGGTCTGAGGAGCGCCAAAAGCGCCAAGCATTACTTAAGTTAGATAATGAAGATGGAtttgaagaagaggaggaggaggaggaagaaatgaCGGATCAGTCCGAGGAAGacggagaagaggagggagaggaagctttggaggaagaagaggcaaaagaggaggaagaggaggaagaaggcaaTCAGGAG ATTGCAGAATTCCTTCTCGGTAGTGAAGAAATAGAAAccaaagatgagaaagaaatggataaagaaaacaatgATGGCAATGGTGAAATTGGCAAGTCAGTTGGCCTTCTCTCTGTCCCCAAGCCTCTCTTGTCAGATTCTACCTTCCTTCTATTTAAGGACAACTCTTCCAAGATGGG TTACTCTGCTagtgaagaaaaatcagaaatagatgaaaactCAGGCAAAAGACCTAGCAAACTAG atgAAGATGATTCATGCTCATTACTGACAAAGGAGAGCAGCCACAATAGCAGCTTTGAGCTGATAGGCTCCACAATTCCATCCTATCAGCCTTGCAACAGACAAACAGGCCGTGGGACCAGTCTTTTCCCTACGGCAGGAGGATTCAGATCTCCTTCCCCTGGACTATTTCGAGCCAGTTTGGTCAGCTCAGCTTCTAAG AGTTCAGGGAAGCTGTCTGAGCCTTCACTTCCCATAGAGGATTCCCAGGATCTGTATAACGCCTCCCCAGAGCCTAAGACACTTTTCCTAGGAGCAGGAGACTTCCAGTTCTGTTTAGAAGATGACACTCAGAGCCAACTGTTGGATGCAGATGG GTTCTTAAATGTTAGAAACCACAGGAATCAGTACCAAGCTTTGAAGCCTCGATTGCCATTGGCCAGTATGGATGAGAACGCCATGGACGCCAACATGGATGAGCTGTTGGATTTGTGTACGGGAAAGTTCACATCTCAGGCTGAAAAACCTCTGTCCAGGAAGAGCGACAAGAAAGAGAACATGGAGGAACTTCTGGATCTGTGTTCAGGAAAATTTACTTCTCAGG ATGTCTCTACTCTGGCTCCATCAGAGTTAACTAAGCAGGAGAAGGAGAACAGTCTGGGTGATCCAATGGAAGAAGCACTTGCTCTTTGCTCAGGCTCTTTCCCAACAGACAG gGAAGAAGAAGGTGAAGAGGAGGAATTTGGAGACTTTCAGCTTGTCCCAAATGATAATGAGTTTGATAGTGATGAG GATGAACACAGTGACTCTGACAATGAAGACCCGGCACTAGAAGACCATGAAGATAATGATGAAGAAGACCTCCTGCAGCAATCCGAGAAGTTGAAAAGGCAAAT GAGATTGAAGAAATACCTGGAGGATGAGGCAGAGGTGTCAGGGAGTGACATGGGAAGTGAAGATGAGTATGACGGGGAAGAGCTTGATGAATATGAAGAGGATGTAATTGATGAATTACTTCCTTCTGATGAGGAACTGCAGAgtcaaatcaagaaaatacaCAT GAAAACAATGTTGGATGATGATAAACGACAGTTACGTTTGTACCAAGAAAGGTACCTTGCTGATGGGGACCTGCACAGTGATGGTCCTGGACGAATGAGGAAATTCCGATGGAAGAACATAG ATGATGCTTCCCAGATGGACTTGTTCCACAGAGACTCTGATGATGATCAGACTGAAGAACAGCTTGATGAGACGGAAGCCAGATGGAGGAAGGAGCGAATTGAACGAGAGCAGTGGCTTCGGGACCAG gcACAGCAGGGGAAAATTGCAgctgaagaagaagaggagattgGGGAAGATAGTCAGTTTATGATGCTGGCCAAGAAAGTTACAGCCAAAGCTCTGCAGAAGAACG tcaGTCGCACTGTGGTTATTCAAGAATCAGAGTCTTTATTCAGAAATCCTTTTGAAGCCACCAAACCAGGAAGTGACAACCAG CTGAAGACGGGCTCACTGCTAAACCAGCCCAAAGCTGTGCTTCAGAAACTGGCTGCCCTGTCTGACCTCAACCCTAGTGCTCCCCGAAATTCAAGAAACTTTGTCTTCCACACACTTTCTCCTGTCAAGGCTGAGGCAGCAAAGGAATCATCTAAGCCTCGG GTAAGGAGAAGGGGTCCATCTTTAATGACATCCCCTTCACCTAAGCGCCTCAAAACAGATGATAGCGCTTCAGGATCGAAGCAAAGCATCTTCAGATACTTGGAAAGCTAA